A genomic segment from Leptolyngbya boryana PCC 6306 encodes:
- a CDS encoding iron uptake porin → MSNNLWKSLLVNPVLLSATLTVSATIGIATAANASEIKADTTAPSASLDQLNAYSNEGVVSANDAGQVTSVSQLSDVRPTDWAFQALQSLVERYGCIAGYPDRTYRGNRALTRYEFAAGLNACLDRVNELIAASTADLVKKEDLATLQTLQEQFAAELATLRGRVDSLEARTTTLEKQQFSTTTKLQGEAIFSISGAQGDSKAVSSLLERRAAETGAAVARPDVDDNTTFSNRVRLSLRTSFTGQDTLLTRIQARNITDFAGAAGTNMADLSYEGGRTADNSAFVDKLFYRFPIGQGGAVTIDAINGEFYNNVNNFNPLLASDSQGSISRFGRFNPIYRQGASGSGSGAGVTLNYPLSQAFTVSLGYLADNGNDPTDKNGLFNGSNAALAQLAFKPSSNIDLGFTYVRSYDRLTGASVSSGTGSALSNNPFGNFINAGGVRGSAVSADHFGVQGSFKVTPGLVLSGWGGLTKAHAENRATNADATILNWAVGLAFPDLGGKGNMAGLIFGMPPKVTDSDLVVNGIRQEDEDTSFHLEGLYRLRLNDKISITPGIIVLFNPEHNNANDTVYVGTIRTTFSF, encoded by the coding sequence ATGTCTAATAATTTGTGGAAATCGCTGCTGGTTAATCCAGTGCTTTTGAGTGCGACCCTGACTGTCTCCGCGACGATCGGCATTGCGACCGCCGCTAATGCATCTGAAATTAAAGCTGATACGACCGCTCCGAGTGCTTCGCTTGACCAATTGAATGCATATAGCAACGAAGGAGTTGTATCGGCGAATGACGCTGGTCAAGTCACTTCAGTCTCACAATTGTCGGATGTCAGACCCACCGACTGGGCATTCCAAGCGCTGCAATCCTTGGTTGAGCGCTATGGTTGTATCGCAGGTTATCCCGATCGTACCTACCGTGGGAACCGAGCGCTGACTCGTTACGAATTCGCCGCTGGTTTGAATGCTTGTCTCGATCGCGTCAACGAATTGATCGCAGCATCCACGGCTGACCTCGTTAAGAAAGAAGATTTGGCAACCCTGCAAACACTGCAAGAACAATTTGCAGCAGAACTCGCAACTTTACGCGGTCGTGTGGATTCACTGGAAGCTCGCACCACCACTTTAGAGAAGCAGCAATTCTCCACCACTACCAAACTGCAAGGGGAAGCAATTTTCTCAATTTCTGGCGCACAAGGCGACAGCAAAGCAGTTAGCTCCTTGTTGGAGAGAAGAGCAGCAGAAACGGGCGCAGCCGTTGCAAGACCTGACGTTGACGACAATACCACTTTCAGCAACCGAGTTCGTTTGAGCTTGAGAACGAGCTTCACCGGACAAGACACATTGTTGACCCGGATTCAAGCACGAAACATCACCGACTTCGCGGGTGCAGCAGGCACAAACATGGCTGACCTCTCCTATGAAGGCGGTCGGACGGCAGACAACTCGGCATTCGTCGATAAATTGTTCTATCGTTTCCCGATCGGGCAAGGTGGAGCCGTTACCATTGATGCGATCAACGGTGAGTTCTACAACAACGTCAACAACTTCAACCCACTGCTAGCAAGTGATAGCCAAGGCTCGATCTCGCGCTTTGGTCGTTTCAACCCAATCTACCGTCAAGGTGCAAGTGGTTCAGGAAGCGGTGCGGGTGTAACTCTAAACTATCCATTGAGCCAAGCATTCACGGTATCGCTCGGCTATTTGGCTGATAATGGCAACGATCCGACCGACAAGAATGGATTGTTCAATGGCTCAAATGCAGCATTGGCTCAGCTTGCTTTCAAACCCTCTTCAAATATTGACTTGGGTTTCACTTACGTCCGCTCTTATGACCGTTTGACAGGTGCGAGTGTTTCCAGTGGAACAGGCAGCGCCTTGTCGAACAACCCATTCGGTAATTTCATTAATGCAGGTGGAGTTCGGGGTTCGGCAGTTTCAGCAGACCACTTTGGTGTTCAAGGGTCATTCAAAGTGACGCCGGGTCTCGTCTTATCAGGTTGGGGCGGTTTGACCAAAGCCCATGCTGAAAACAGAGCAACCAACGCAGATGCAACAATTCTGAACTGGGCTGTGGGTCTTGCATTCCCTGACTTGGGTGGAAAGGGCAACATGGCGGGTCTGATCTTCGGGATGCCGCCGAAAGTGACCGATAGTGATTTGGTCGTGAACGGTATTCGTCAGGAAGACGAGGATACTTCGTTCCACTTGGAAGGTCTTTACCGTCTGCGATTGAACGACAAGATCTCGATCACGCCGGGCATCATTGTATTGTTCAATCCTGAGCACAACAATGCAAACGATACAGTTTATGTCGGGACAATTCGGACGACCTTCTCGTTCTAG